In Feifania hominis, the following are encoded in one genomic region:
- a CDS encoding sensor histidine kinase: MDEKRPSPGSLLRQIHRGNDAEKRGRLKIFFGYAAGVGKTFAMLEAARAAKAAGIDVVAGYIEPHTRPETLALLEGLEQLPPQEIHYRGLDLREFDLDAALARHPSLILVDELAHTNAETCRHTKRYQDIEELLRAGIDVFTTVNVQHIESLNDIIASITGITVRERIPDSVFDSADQVELVDIEPDDLIKRLSEGKIYRPTQARQALGHFFTRGNLAALREIALRRTADRLTRTKQHGEGEAGFADEHIMICLSSSPSNAKVIRTAARLADAFHGSFTALFVETPGTHELSSANRENLRRNLKLAEQLGARIATVYGDDVPSQISEYTRASGVSKIVIGRSNNRRSLLAPKNNFIDRLTALNPNIDIYIIPDTQPPFHGKLQKPLGHLKLSAGDLLKTLALLAGCSLIGLWFYQLGIRDANIIITYLLGVLFTAIVTQGRFYSVLFSLVSVSVFNYFFTAPRFSFEAYDASYLVTFLIMFVAALTVSSLTTRVKRQARQAALKAHRTEVLLETSQMLQRAGSRDEIFMRCARQVQKLLDRSILLYPVVQGALASALSFPLEKEQTLQAYLGQDERAVAQWVLQNNKHAGATTGTLPGAKCLYLAVRGHDRVFAVIGIVMDEGRDIDTFERSLLLAMLAECGLALEKEQERETKNEIALQAQREQLRANLLRAISHDLRTPLTSISGNAGVLMQNSQVLDETHRQRLYADIYDDAMWLINLVENLLAVTRMEDGSISLQLKPELLDEVIQEALRHIDRRAHEHHISVRLSDDLLMAKIDARLIVQVIINIVNNAVKYTPPESHIELSARREGSEVVVEIADDGPGVPDSDKSKLFDMFYTAENPQADGRRGLGLGLSLCRSIVQAHGGDIIVRDNSPHGAVFSFTLQAEEVICNE, encoded by the coding sequence ATGGATGAAAAACGCCCGAGTCCCGGGTCGCTTCTACGTCAGATCCACAGAGGCAACGACGCAGAAAAGCGCGGCAGGCTCAAAATCTTTTTCGGCTATGCCGCCGGCGTCGGCAAAACATTTGCCATGCTTGAGGCCGCCCGTGCTGCCAAAGCCGCCGGGATTGACGTTGTCGCCGGCTATATTGAGCCGCACACACGCCCTGAGACCCTCGCTCTCCTTGAGGGGCTCGAACAGCTTCCCCCTCAGGAGATTCACTACCGCGGCCTGGATCTCAGGGAGTTTGATCTTGATGCAGCGCTCGCGAGGCACCCCTCGTTAATCCTGGTGGATGAATTGGCCCATACAAACGCCGAGACCTGCCGCCACACCAAGCGCTATCAGGATATTGAGGAGCTTTTGCGCGCCGGGATTGATGTCTTTACTACCGTCAACGTGCAGCACATTGAAAGTCTCAATGACATCATTGCCTCCATCACAGGCATCACTGTTCGTGAGCGGATACCGGACAGTGTTTTTGACAGCGCTGACCAAGTGGAACTGGTGGATATTGAGCCGGATGATCTGATCAAACGACTCAGCGAGGGGAAAATCTACCGCCCCACACAGGCCAGACAGGCACTGGGACACTTTTTTACAAGGGGAAATTTGGCCGCTCTGCGTGAAATTGCTCTGCGGCGCACCGCCGACCGTCTCACCCGAACAAAGCAGCATGGCGAGGGAGAAGCCGGATTTGCCGATGAGCATATTATGATCTGTCTTTCCAGCTCTCCCTCCAATGCCAAGGTCATCCGAACTGCCGCCCGGCTTGCCGACGCGTTTCACGGCAGTTTTACCGCGCTCTTCGTTGAGACGCCCGGAACACATGAGCTCAGCAGCGCAAACCGGGAAAATCTGCGGCGCAACCTCAAGCTGGCCGAACAGCTCGGCGCGCGCATTGCAACGGTTTACGGCGATGATGTGCCCAGTCAGATTTCAGAGTATACCAGAGCCAGCGGTGTTTCCAAAATTGTCATCGGTCGTTCAAACAACAGGCGTTCCCTGCTGGCTCCCAAAAACAACTTCATCGATCGTTTGACCGCCCTCAATCCCAATATAGATATTTATATCATACCCGATACCCAGCCCCCCTTTCACGGAAAGCTCCAGAAGCCTCTGGGGCATCTGAAGCTCAGCGCCGGAGATTTGCTGAAAACTCTCGCTCTTCTGGCAGGCTGCTCGCTCATCGGCCTCTGGTTTTATCAGCTGGGCATTCGCGATGCCAACATTATTATCACCTATCTGCTCGGCGTGCTCTTTACTGCTATTGTGACACAGGGCCGCTTTTACAGCGTGCTGTTCTCCCTGGTGAGCGTCTCTGTCTTCAATTATTTTTTCACCGCTCCCCGCTTTTCTTTTGAAGCCTATGACGCCAGTTATCTTGTGACTTTTCTCATCATGTTTGTCGCCGCTCTGACTGTCAGCTCGCTGACGACTCGTGTCAAACGGCAAGCCCGACAGGCTGCGCTGAAAGCCCACCGCACGGAAGTTCTCCTTGAGACCAGTCAAATGCTCCAGCGTGCAGGAAGCCGGGATGAAATTTTCATGCGCTGTGCGCGCCAGGTGCAGAAACTCCTCGATCGCAGTATTTTACTCTACCCGGTAGTGCAAGGGGCTCTTGCATCCGCACTTTCGTTCCCACTTGAAAAAGAGCAGACACTTCAGGCCTATCTCGGGCAAGATGAACGTGCCGTCGCGCAGTGGGTGCTTCAAAACAACAAGCACGCCGGCGCCACTACCGGCACTCTGCCGGGAGCCAAATGTCTCTATCTCGCAGTCAGAGGGCATGATCGGGTCTTTGCCGTCATCGGAATCGTCATGGATGAGGGGCGCGATATCGATACGTTTGAGCGCAGCCTGCTGCTCGCCATGCTTGCCGAATGCGGTCTTGCCCTCGAAAAAGAGCAGGAGCGTGAAACAAAAAATGAAATTGCCCTGCAGGCACAGAGAGAGCAGCTTCGCGCCAATCTTCTGCGCGCCATCTCCCACGATCTGCGCACGCCCTTAACGAGTATATCCGGTAACGCCGGCGTGCTCATGCAAAATTCACAAGTACTTGACGAGACGCACAGGCAGCGTCTTTACGCCGACATCTACGACGACGCCATGTGGCTGATCAATCTCGTGGAAAATCTGCTTGCCGTCACCCGCATGGAAGATGGTTCAATCAGTCTACAGCTCAAGCCGGAGTTGCTCGACGAGGTTATCCAGGAGGCGCTTCGACACATTGACCGCCGCGCACATGAACACCACATCAGTGTTCGCCTGTCCGATGACCTGCTTATGGCGAAAATCGACGCGAGGCTCATTGTTCAGGTTATCATCAACATTGTCAACAACGCCGTCAAATACACGCCGCCAGAGTCTCACATCGAGCTCAGCGCCCGCCGCGAGGGCAGCGAGGTTGTCGTTGAAATTGCCGACGATGGCCCCGGTGTGCCGGACAGCGACAAGAGCAAGCTCTTCGATATGTTTTACACTGCTGAGAACCCGCAGGCAGACGGCCGCCGGGGACTCGGTCTTG
- a CDS encoding valine--tRNA ligase has translation MAKELAKTYDPSQVEDKHYKNWEQKGYFHADVHSEKPPFSIVIPPPNVTGQLHMGHAIDDTIQDILIRYKKLQGFEALWVPGMDHAGIATQIKVEEMLRVEEGKTRYDLGREEFLRRVWEWKEQYGGRIVRQLRRLGAACDWQRERFTMDEGCSRAVREVFVNLYNKGLIYRGYRIINWCPHCITALSDAEVEYEEQEGNLWHIRYPLADGSGDVVVATTRPETMLGDSGIAVSPEDERYAHLIGKSAVLPLVGREIPIFADEYVDKSFGTGCVKVTPCHDPNDYEMGLRHDLEQILVIDDYGKINENGGVYEGLERYEARRRIVADLEEQGYLVKIEKHVHNVGQCYRCGTTVEPLASRQWFVKMKPLAEPAIDVVKSKEVNFVPERFEKIYLNWMENVRDWCISRQLWWGHRIPAFYCDDCGEMTVAKEDVTVCPKCGSHHVRQEEDVLDTWFSSALWPFSTLGWPDRTEDLAKFYPTSVLVTAYDIIFFWVARMIFSGLEHMGEKPFSDVFIHGLIRDAQGRKMSKSLGNGIDPLEVIEQYGADALRFALVTGNSPGNDTRFSKEKVESARNFANKLWNASRFVLMNLTITRCELPDELELEDRWILSRYNDVVREVTDNLDHYEIGVAVSKLYDFLWDDFCDWYIELAKLRLFESNPNEATRRSAQQVLCYVLSNTLKLLHPVMPFITEEIYLTLPHACESIMLEQWPRYSESLHFAQEQTRMERVMEAIKAIRNRRSEMNVPPSKKAKVYIETEDAETFRRGAAFFERLASASEIEIGSHFELEGAVSIVTDGARIFIPLDELVDREKELARLAKEKKELEGELARIQAKLQNEGFLKKAPAALVDAEREKQNKVQDMLEKLEQSIRAFDR, from the coding sequence ATGGCCAAAGAACTGGCAAAGACCTACGACCCGTCACAGGTCGAGGACAAGCACTATAAAAACTGGGAGCAAAAGGGGTATTTTCACGCGGATGTACACAGTGAGAAACCGCCTTTTTCTATTGTCATCCCGCCGCCCAATGTCACCGGGCAGCTCCACATGGGCCACGCCATCGACGACACCATTCAGGACATTCTGATCCGCTACAAGAAGCTGCAGGGCTTTGAGGCGCTGTGGGTGCCGGGTATGGACCACGCGGGCATTGCGACGCAGATCAAGGTGGAGGAGATGCTGCGCGTCGAAGAGGGAAAGACGCGCTACGATCTCGGCCGCGAGGAGTTTCTGCGCCGCGTGTGGGAGTGGAAAGAGCAGTACGGCGGGCGTATTGTCAGACAGCTGCGCCGACTCGGCGCGGCCTGCGACTGGCAGCGTGAGCGCTTCACCATGGACGAGGGGTGCTCGCGGGCGGTGCGCGAGGTCTTTGTCAACCTCTACAACAAGGGGCTGATCTACCGCGGCTACCGCATCATCAACTGGTGCCCGCACTGCATCACCGCCCTTTCAGACGCCGAGGTGGAGTACGAGGAGCAGGAGGGGAACCTCTGGCACATCCGCTACCCGCTCGCGGATGGAAGCGGCGACGTGGTTGTTGCGACGACGCGCCCCGAGACCATGCTGGGCGACTCCGGCATTGCGGTGAGCCCGGAGGATGAGCGCTACGCCCATCTGATCGGCAAGAGCGCCGTTTTGCCGCTGGTGGGCCGCGAGATTCCGATCTTTGCCGACGAGTACGTCGACAAGTCCTTTGGCACGGGCTGCGTCAAGGTGACGCCTTGCCACGACCCGAACGACTATGAGATGGGTCTGCGCCACGATCTCGAGCAGATTCTCGTGATCGACGACTACGGTAAGATCAACGAAAACGGCGGCGTCTATGAGGGACTTGAGCGCTATGAGGCGCGCAGGAGAATTGTCGCCGACCTTGAGGAGCAGGGCTACCTTGTCAAAATCGAGAAGCATGTCCACAACGTCGGCCAGTGCTACCGCTGCGGCACCACGGTGGAGCCGCTCGCATCGCGGCAGTGGTTTGTCAAGATGAAGCCCCTTGCGGAGCCTGCCATTGACGTGGTCAAGAGCAAAGAGGTCAACTTTGTCCCTGAGCGCTTTGAGAAAATCTATCTCAACTGGATGGAGAATGTGCGCGACTGGTGCATCTCCCGCCAGCTCTGGTGGGGGCACCGCATCCCGGCTTTCTACTGCGACGACTGCGGGGAGATGACGGTTGCAAAAGAGGATGTAACGGTCTGCCCGAAGTGCGGCTCGCACCATGTCAGGCAGGAGGAGGATGTGCTCGATACCTGGTTCTCCTCGGCGCTGTGGCCCTTTTCGACGCTCGGCTGGCCCGACCGGACCGAGGACCTTGCGAAGTTTTATCCCACATCGGTACTTGTGACCGCCTATGACATCATTTTCTTCTGGGTGGCGCGCATGATCTTCTCGGGTCTCGAGCACATGGGCGAAAAGCCGTTTTCCGATGTGTTCATTCACGGCCTGATCCGCGACGCGCAGGGCCGCAAGATGTCGAAGTCCCTCGGCAATGGCATCGACCCGCTCGAGGTCATTGAGCAGTACGGCGCGGACGCCCTGCGCTTCGCGCTGGTCACGGGCAATTCGCCCGGCAACGACACGCGCTTCTCGAAAGAGAAAGTGGAGAGCGCGCGCAACTTTGCCAACAAGCTCTGGAATGCCTCGCGCTTTGTGCTGATGAATCTGACGATCACCCGCTGCGAGCTGCCCGATGAGCTGGAGCTTGAGGACCGCTGGATTCTCTCCCGGTACAACGACGTCGTGCGCGAAGTCACCGACAACCTCGACCACTACGAGATCGGCGTTGCCGTCTCCAAGCTCTACGACTTCCTGTGGGACGACTTCTGCGACTGGTACATCGAGCTTGCAAAGCTGCGTCTGTTTGAGAGCAACCCGAATGAGGCGACCCGACGGAGCGCCCAGCAGGTGCTGTGCTATGTGCTCTCGAACACGCTGAAGCTCCTGCACCCGGTTATGCCCTTTATCACGGAGGAGATCTACCTGACGCTGCCGCATGCGTGTGAGTCGATCATGCTCGAGCAGTGGCCGCGCTACAGCGAATCGCTCCACTTTGCGCAGGAGCAGACGCGCATGGAGCGGGTGATGGAGGCCATCAAGGCCATCCGCAACCGCCGCAGCGAGATGAACGTGCCGCCGTCGAAAAAGGCGAAAGTCTACATTGAGACCGAGGACGCCGAGACGTTTCGGCGCGGGGCGGCATTCTTTGAGCGCCTGGCGTCGGCCTCTGAAATTGAGATCGGCAGCCACTTTGAGCTGGAGGGCGCGGTGTCCATCGTCACGGACGGTGCGCGCATCTTCATTCCGCTCGATGAGCTCGTCGACAGGGAGAAAGAGCTTGCGCGCCTGGCGAAAGAGAAAAAGGAACTCGAGGGCGAGCTTGCGCGCATTCAGGCGAAGCTGCAAAACGAGGGCTTTTTGAAAAAGGCGCCGGCGGCGCTCGTCGATGCCGAGCGGGAAAAACAGAACAAGGTGCAGGATATGCTCGAAAAGCTCGAGCAGAGCATCCGGGCCTTTGACCGCTAA